ATTCAAGTATATTTGCCTTATTTACATTAACAACAGTCATTACGGAAAGTCTAAATTCTAACAAATAAGGAAAACCGCTTTACAtgtttaacattaattaagtaCGAGTTCTGCGTTTATCTCAGATTCTGATAACATCTTACTCATCAATCTTAGAACTTGACGTCCCTTGCATAAAACACTAGATAATGCCATCTTCAAAGAAACCCTGCTACCCTGTGGTTACTAAAATGTAGTTATCTATctactcaaaaaaaaattcaagtAACTTTTTTTTGGCGTGATGTTCGAGCCTGGACATTAAATTCCAAAGACTTAATAGGAAGCCTTGCTTGCCTGGATCTCGGCTAGCGTAGGTATACAATATTCTGAATTTTGAATATCAATGACCCGTCGCGTCGGTAGCAGCTGACGGGGGCCTGTTTGATGCCGCTTCTTTTTAGAAAATACACGTAATTTTTAAGTCTAGATAGGCTATTCTTGCCAAGGTTCTCTACCAAGTTGACGCAATCTAAGATCgtagtaaaaataattctaaaaggAAGTATTGCTAATTTGTCGTTCATTGTTCATTAGAACACAATTTGCGTATAGCATTGCGATACGGTGACCGTTCTTGTTAAAAATGCCTCGAATGATACGTGCAACAGCGGATTTCCACTCGGTCGACTGTTATGAATACTGAAGATTGTAGTAGGAATTGCATAACGTAATTCAAACTTTGACCTTTTTAAACGTTTTTCACGGCTTCAACGTCTGAACCAAAAAAAATcactaattaaataactttatttaaatcataGAGTTTGTCATTTTATAGATTTGAGGGACAACGATGATTTGCTAACGAATAGCCATCGAGTTaggtaaaaaactaaataattgacCACGTTTTCGAAAaatagtggtagattcagtaattgtaacgaagATAAGTGTtcatatttgacctaaattaataaatggttCGATTTCGATTTAGAAGTTATTTgtcaaatgttaaattaattgacgCGAAGGTAATAATACACAATAGGTATATCCATTATACAGGATTCGGAATCGACCTCCCGACCCATGTAATAACTTTTCACGGTCTAAAGTTATTTGGCACATCTCCAAAATCCAGACAAAACGATAAACTTTGGGATAATCGTATTTTGGCTCTACTAACACTCTAAAGAAAGTTAAAAACCGTTACGCTATGGCTCCACAACAAAGCTTATATGTCTTTAATTTTCGATTATTACCTGATATTTTTAGTTCATTGCTTATATGAATAAAGCCAAAAGATACCTATCTAAACTATTCTTCAGAATAGACCAGTATTGTAATCACAACAAACATTAGTGAACAGTCTAGAAGCTCTTCAACGAAGCCACGGTATTGATTTCCACTAAAGACGTCTGGAGCGTGATATATAGCGTACAAGTCCGGCTGTTTACATAAAATACCCTCCCTGTCCCATCCCCTACTTCGCTTCCCTTAGAACTAATGTAAATTGATTGTGACCAAATGAAGAACTGTATTAAATTGTACTTATCTCCTACCCGCTATTCCGTCTACTTTATATCGCATGTTATGTCACGAACAAAACCACGGGCAAATCGTCGTTTAAGTTATATTACCACGTAAGTCTTTTCTTgcaacttttcaggagagacaaatattaatttcgtgTTTAGATTCTCTagccaatgacatcaaaatgtcaaaactgccAAAAACTACTTACGTGTTTACATTTCTTGCTAGTAGTTCATTCGTTTCGACATGGTTGAGTAACAAAACATCTTTCCAAACATgcaaaactttcgcattcataacattagtatagatatttccAAATGATCTTGAGATGTCGTTGTAAAATGTAACAGGATTTTTCATGCCTCGTTTATTCTATTTCGAGTTTGCTAAGCCAATAATCTTTTATTGCATCATACCTGTCTGAGTCGAGACTAAGCTATGTGTATAATCAAATAGATTTAGGTATTTACTTTCGAATGGTTATGCATTTTTTGCGGGAAAAAGTATCACACACTGCTGCTGCGGCTGCATTAGTCAATCAAATGATTAAGAATCGACCAAGTTCAGTGCAACATCCCAAGACGCTAAAGTATTACCTAACAGTGTTTGTCCTATGcgatttgtattatttattttatttattcatatgtttgtatttgtttcATTTGCTGTAAATCTTCTTGTGCATTAAGATCAGCATCTATCCCCCTTTAGATAGGGGAATTTTAAGTCAAGCAATCTTATCAATCAAAGTGCTTTCTTTCTTTCACTGTATTGTAACACCAAACAAAGTTTACACCCTATATACAAGGGGAGCAGACCCAAATGTCAGAATTATTATTCATGCTGACTGTCCAAGACATCGTCATAGAATTTTACGATACGTCATGAACGTCGCGACTATCCGAGAGCAACGATTTATCTTATTATACACGGCGCCAACTGAACAGAAGTTAGTCACCCAGAAACACTTGAAatgttgctttatttttatttatttatacagtcGTGACTGCGGATTTAAATCAGCGATTTATACAGACAAATTTGTCAATTAAAGTAATACGAGAATATTTCTTCGGAAGGTGATTTAACTTGTCTTTATTGTATCATTCTCTCCTGTAGACcgtagattcaataaaataaataagtaaatgtaataaaattgttttattacctAATCAAGACTTAAGAAATCGAAACGAATACTTATCTAATTTCTCTGGTATGGCAAGAAACTCCACGCAGAATTTATTTCTTGGaccttaaaagaaaaatactttatagaCAACTTAATAGTGTAATTATAGTTACTTACAATAATGCAGAcaacttacttaaataaattatttcaaccTTACTTCGTTCATCAATAACTTTGTTCAGCTGTACGCGAGTAGATAACAAACCTATCATTTGAGTACAAAGTTGATGCAACTTACACGTGTTGTATCTATGAGTAAAgcctttgttttaaattaggcaatgtTAATTGAAGTTCCAACATGTTTTGATAGCCTATTGAACCTTTTAAACGAACGACCACTTGCGTAAATATCAGAACAAACTTTCTTCACCGCTACTCACCTACTTATAgtcgatactaatattatcatcCTCTGTTTTATACAGATAGGGATTTGAATTGGATTACTATGTGCTATTACGTAAATaaaactctttgtcccgtcccTTTCCCACGTTAATAAAATTAGGTTCGGTACAACATGCTTTCGTACTTAAAACGTAAAGAGATTTGGCTGATTTTCTACGGACGGCTGGACCAATCCAGTTGGATTGGCGCCAGGCGCAGTCGCCTGGCGCCAATCCTTCTTGAAAATACTTCAcagtctattattttttaatacaataacttTCAAAATAACGTCTAACATCTAATACCTTTTACCTACACAGGAACTAACGGCTAGGACAAAATGCGCTCAAATGACAAGCATTCCGTGACAATACGCATGTTTACGTTAATTTATACTTAGTAgagattataatttataatggtAGAGTCGGCATGTAGACATAAACTTAACGTACATACCTActtagcaattatttatttagtacaaCAGATGAATGGCGGTCGACCTTCAGCAAAGTATTACCTCATTTATGTATCTTGTAAGTACAAACTATGTACTTATAACTAGCGGGTTATTGTCTTGTCTATAGTAATAACATACTGTCTACGAAGCCGCGGTGAGTCATCGCGACCTGCCGCGATCGTTAACAATTAGCTAATGTCGCTAATTACCTAAACATACACAACGATATCATAACAGTAAACATTGTGTACAAAGTACAATATAcgtaatttatgtaaaacagtTTTCATCGAAAGTGTCTTATTTTTTACCGTCTATAACGATCCCAAGTAAGGTGCAACTATAGCAAAACAATGAACACAAGACCAAATTGTGAGCTACTATTGATTACAATCCGGAAACCTCAATGTCACTTTGCCTGACTCTAAAGTAAACTAGGGATGTCGTACTCATCGTAAGTTATCTGCGTACTTAAAATCAATTAAACTAAGTATCAAAAGTCCACCGTCCAGCTATCATAAGTTGGTTAAGTTTCGTTTGTATAGTTGAGTTACTTTTCGATACATGTCCGTCCACATACGATTTGCCACATACAAACTTGTGTTTCTTGAACGTAACtaaaatgaaatacataataattatattaggtcggggaaaatgtcttttcgtattatagtatgtatgaacttgtaataaaatctttttggcttcaagaatcacaaatgagtatacggtttattacgtttctttcagtgagctcgtgagataccaaaatatcgagcttttttatgtagagaaaagattctattacaagttcatacataccataatgcgaaaagactttttccccgacctaatatgatacttaactttatttatcgTGTAGGTCTGCTGGCTGGTATGTCGCAAGAGTCTAGTGTCACGTGACAAGCCTGTCTTCGCCGATGACTCTGTACTCAAGCTGTTCAGGATCTTCTGTCTACTTGGAGACCTGGTACAAGACGCTGATGACACCAATCACTATGTTGTAAGTAATTATTGCTTTACATATAATCTTGATACAAATACTGCAGTGTTCTTAATTGCtgattgactgcctccgtggcgcagtggtttaggtcgccatgccgcaACCGTtgagtcgggaggtcgtgggttcgattcccacacagaacaattatttgtgcgatccataaatcattgtttcgggtctggttgtagtttgtgtccgttgtttgtatgtttgtgaaagtcccagcggtacaagagcaattcttaatgcgggagtgtTCTTACttcttactaaaaaaaaacttaacaaagtagttcaaacaaacttaattaaatctAAGTATTGTCGGATTCGATTCATTGCTTTCTTACAACTATCCTACATcgaacaaaaaatcttattataatctTCGAGAATATTATCAAGTAACGAGTGTTGAttctttatttcaataactcaatgtcttcataaaaataaatcacaatttcAAACCATTTAGTAACAAACCGGCTCGCCTATTGTCAAAGAGTCATTAACCtatgtaataattaatgaacACTAATAAAAAACTACCGACGGTATACTGTAGGgtacaaaaaacaacaattaatgatacattttatacGTCATTACAATCATCTGCTGACCACATGTTACTCCAACAAACATTACGCATCGGGTTTATTATTCCTTATTACTTTCCTCTAAGGGCCAAAACAAGcctagtaatttaatatttgttggtCTACAAGAGCTGAAATAATATCGATTTTTATTGTTGGTTGCGAAAGAATCGGTGATCAAATTTAATGTCTgtgctacattttttttaaatttctcgACGTTTGTAGATTTGATTGCAGTTTATTTAGCAGGAAAACAAAAGACGCTTTGTTTATAATCTAGGTGTGATAAGAAACTATTGGCATCCTAAATCCAGATTCAGGAAAGAAATACAGATATTAAGATCTCTTAACAATCGATGCCATTGATCAACAGTGTTATTGGAGTCAGATCACATAGATTCAGTTTTCGGTTCAGCATAGGTAGATTATTGCAGAAACCCAAGCTTTTCTATAACCATGTTCACCGTGTATTGTGTATTAGTGTGTTCACGCAAGGTAACCTAGTCGCATGTATTCAGGACATTTCGCAACTTCCTTAACACCTGTTTGAGAAAGtgataaacaaacatacttagGCATATCGTCATAGCAAGCACTAGGTGGCACACTTTCTTATTGGTGAGCAAAATACAGACATCAAATCAAGCAAACTTCAGTTAGGAAAGTTACGATTATTACTTAGATATGAATGTTCGAAATCTCACCAAAGTGTATCTATCTTAACTTCAAATACTTACAAAGACTTTATACAAGAAACATTTTCTTCCTAGTATACTTActagtaggtacttactaaccagaataattattatgtatgaagtCCTATAAgagaataaaaaacataatttaattatgtatgacCAACCATTTGAATAAACCGCAATCGCTACCACGTGAAGGTATCATCTAAGATTCATATAAATCCTCACAATTTGAGAAACACACGCAGCACTTATAATATATCATTGcagtacaatataataaacttaCTGACGAATACATCTTAGCATTCCTATCTAAAACATCCAAAAAATCATGTTTGTTCAAACACGTGTTTGTATTTTACAGGTGGTTTTGCAACCTTCAGAAGCAGGTATAGTAGCGGAACAACTAGTCCATTGTCTCGGTCTCCGTTGGGACGCAGCCGATTGGGAAGCCCTAGGCACTTCCATAGGGCACTTCAAATGGGCTGCTTTCCTAGCCGTACTAGAAGCGAAGTACTGTGGAGATCAACAACTACACTCTGAAGCTCTGATTGAGGCAGTTGACGAAATATACGATGTTTTCATTGAAGATATTATTAAGAaggtgatatttttatttgttttgttatacttttttgttataaaattccaaaaaaaattcAGTAACCTCCATTccagcgcgattctgtacagtcgatactttcgagtatcttgaacatgacatttaaaatgtattgccaaagtAATTTCTACAACGTCCGCTAGAgccgctgaaccgattgtcattcaatttttttcaatagataaCCGGTTGAGGGTAggcgatagtggtagagaatcgcggtactgaaaCTAAGTCAGTTCTGAATGTCATCCTAAAGAGTCATGTCTACAATTAGACGTCTTTCAGTTTGTTAATATAATGATGAGTTGTAAGTTCTATTACATAGCAAAAGTTCATTCCTTGGGACATATTCTTATGAGTATGGAACCAAGTTTCATCATAAGAATTGAATTAAAAGCCTTACCACCTTAAATCGTTTCAGAGGGTACAATACCAACACTGGAAATAGTAAACGtcgttaataaaattaacaaccaTGCTTTTTACATTTTCAGGGCTACCTGTTCAAACGCGGCTACCTACTACCCACCATGCGTGAATACTGGTGTGTACTCCAGCCATGTGCCCTGACGTACTACAAGAGTTCCTCTCAGAAAGAGCAGTGTGGTCGCATCACCATCGACGAGTACTGTTCCGTCGAGGCAGCTGCCGGCGAGGGCAAGATACAGAGGTTCCAGCTCATCACCCCTGACAGGACCTTTGAGTTTGGCACGCAAGATCATAAGTTAGTATACTTTCcagtcataaaataatgtactgtTTTGGTCAATAATTGCACTTTGATCACATTGGCCAGCTTTATAACCTGACAGCTCTCGAGCAATTCAGGAACCATTCAAAATGTATCAGTAGagaatctttataatatttatgttaaattcgACGACATCCATGCTGCAGTGCAAAAGGCTACAGCTAAAAGCAGCTAGCTGTAGATGATGAGCCAATTtcatattgtaaagaaaaatgtcgGATAACATACagaatagataaagtgacaaccGAACAACCGTGTAAAACACAGGCTGTGaaacttgtaataaagttaCGAATGTCAATGAATGTCCACAGGAGTCGTCTGCAGTGGATATCGGCGCTGCGGCAGGCGGCGGCCGTGTCGGGCGGCGTGGAGGGCTACCAGCGGCGCGCGCGGGCCGTGCGGCGCGGGGCGGGCGCGCGCCGCGAGCGCGAGGTGCGCGAGACGCGCGCGCGCCTGCAGCACGAGGTCAAGGCGCGCCTGGCCGCCGAGGCACAGGCACAGGTACACCACCAATTTTCTCTTTcttgcctttcttccaaactatgttggagtcggcttccagtctcaccggatgcagctgaattttactgcgactgcctatctgacctccacaacccagtaacctgggttataacacgatacccttcggtgagactggttatcagactttcaagcttctattTTATATACCCTACGGTAAGACTTATTGTCAGTTTCaatcttctgactactgttaactgTTGTGTGTGGAGCCTCAATTAAATAACCAAGTTAATAAAGTTCTTAATACTCTTCAGGAACTAGCAGAACTAGCGCAACAAGATAACAAGAAATTAGAAGAATTAAAAAATGCGCAAGTGGAATTAGAAAGATTACTGCAAGAAGAAACACAAGCTAAAAGAGACGAAGAAATTGTACGAGCATTACAGGCTAGGTAAGAAAAACCTATACTGCTCATGacttaattttctttcttaatGAAACTAACATACGAAATGCCAATAGTAAATCTAAAACTTTTCGTCAACAACACGCATCTCCGGAACGGACTTACTGTGCATGGTTTAGACATTTTTGTAACTATGTCCTTTTTTGGGCAAATATCTTTTTGCCACTCTTTCATTGATTTCTATCGACAGCCATAAACTTGCCAATGAGTACATAACAGTATTctttttttacataagttttttctTAATCTTATTTCGCCTCTATTACCATTATTAGAACCTAACCTTAGATCCTAGTACGGCGTTaatatagtgttttgttttcagAGTATTAGCAGAAGAATGGGAAAGACGAGAAGAGCTAGAACGACTTCAAgaagaacaaaacaaaatgttacaagaagAGAGAGTGAAACGACAACAGTTTGAACAACTGCAGGCAGCTAAAGAAAACGAATTTAGAggtatgtttcttagaaataataaagttaaccCAATGCTGTACCGCACACAGGTCTCTTTCTGGGACGAGAGAGAGAATAAAAAAGCCTTGAGTGACACTATTTTTCATACAGATATGTTTACAATGAATAACTCATGGCAAGCGAGtattttttcgtatattttgttCCCCATTCTTTTTACAATCAGACATGCAAAAATATGAGAACAGTTTTATTTATCgaaacaaaaaattgttttgtatagaaataccACTGGACAGTAACTAAGTTGTACTTACTTCATTGAgtgatgtattttatacttGTACTGTCTAAACCGTGATCTAAACTAATATTCCTTTGATATAACAGAAGCAGAGAAACGTCTAAAAGAACTAGAAGAAGAGAAGCAACGATTGGACGCTGAACTGAAGGCAGCTCAAGACAAGATCTCCAAGACTGAACTCACGGCGCATGCGCTACAGGTGCAACTCAGAGTAAGTATAACTTTGCTTGGACTGCTGTTACAAAGCTCCTGGGGTTAggttttacaatttacataagtCTTTTTGTTAGCATACGTACATCAAATCGCGCCCTTTTtcggggtaggcagagaccaaaggacTAACTAACTTTTCTCAGCAATTACTCCAATTCTGCAGAATCGCCTTGTAGaagtttaaaaacaaacctTAACCTTGTTCAAAAACACAAGGTGAAGACAATCCTTAACCAATCCAAAGAACTGTGGGGATTTGAGTCTAAACTTAGTGAAAACTGACAAAATCCTACATCACAAGAATTCTTTCAAGGTatcatttaattcaaaatatgatAGCAGCCCAGTTAAAATTGACTTTGAACAAACCACTTCTGTAATCAACAGAAATTGCtagaaatgtttattaatatatttattttgtttctttcaggACCTGAACCCAGTACTGCGCAACGGTGAGCGAGCTCGTCGTGCGCTGTCATTCGTGCCGACCACCAAGAGTTCATCCGACACGCTGATCGACGTGCGAGCCATCAGACACCTCAAGATACTCGACGACGAAGACAAATTATGATCTGATTTACAATAactaacttaatattatatccAAAAGGCAATACCAATATGTTGAAATTGTTCACACTTTGGCGTGACGAACAATTGTGCAGTTTAGTCGGTATATTCCCAGCTGTCTCCTCTAAAATTgtcccccggggtgacaactatgaataaaagtaggaagaaaattcccagttgtcaccccggggtgacagcgtagaggggacaactgggaatataccgttTAGTCTATGTTAAATTGAGATGAACATCGCATGGCTGGTCTTTTATTCCCACATTTTAATAGggattttttatccttttttggttttaaatgtGTTGTCGAAATATCTCCCCGCaaattcatctatactaatattataaagctgaagagtttgtttgtttgattgtttgtttgtttgtttgaacgcgctaatctcaggaactactggtccgatttgaaaaattatttcagtgttagata
This genomic stretch from Anticarsia gemmatalis isolate Benzon Research Colony breed Stoneville strain chromosome 13, ilAntGemm2 primary, whole genome shotgun sequence harbors:
- the LOC142977783 gene encoding differentially expressed in FDCP 6-like — translated: MSALLKNVTNCIWHAFDSLQNNDLVHKSKLKVLTANIGTLLDLYGVEKGLDHFRSSQELTFDEFRYYLQHEVFSSLPKTITLPIVREYEKKISEVCWLVCRKSLVSRDKPVFADDSVLKLFRIFCLLGDLVQDADDTNHYVVVLQPSEAGIVAEQLVHCLGLRWDAADWEALGTSIGHFKWAAFLAVLEAKYCGDQQLHSEALIEAVDEIYDVFIEDIIKKGYLFKRGYLLPTMREYWCVLQPCALTYYKSSSQKEQCGRITIDEYCSVEAAAGEGKIQRFQLITPDRTFEFGTQDHKSRLQWISALRQAAAVSGGVEGYQRRARAVRRGAGARREREVRETRARLQHEVKARLAAEAQAQELAELAQQDNKKLEELKNAQVELERLLQEETQAKRDEEIVRALQARVLAEEWERREELERLQEEQNKMLQEERVKRQQFEQLQAAKENEFREAEKRLKELEEEKQRLDAELKAAQDKISKTELTAHALQVQLRDLNPVLRNGERARRALSFVPTTKSSSDTLIDVRAIRHLKILDDEDKL